A window from Dama dama isolate Ldn47 chromosome 11, ASM3311817v1, whole genome shotgun sequence encodes these proteins:
- the NEURL3 gene encoding E3 ubiquitin-protein ligase NEURL3 isoform X1, protein MGESRDSSPREHGLMEMPPFPWWGGLQAARKASRCVRPTFSDAPAPAADAEAPREALRFHAQAVGAQVRLDAQRSTAFRHATFHDGIVFSQRPVQPGERVALRLLWHEPGWLGGLRVGFTRLDPARVSAPSLPPFVCPDLEQQSQTWAAMLPDGCALPGDVVRFWVNRQGRIFARVNSGPRRLLREGVLMGAPLWAVMDVYGTTKAIQLLDLTANDFPTTMPRDLSDEALPGPKASAGEECAICFHQVANTCLVPCGHTHFCSSCAWRVFRDTARCPVCRWEIEEVALAWDPLVLGAGEGLLV, encoded by the exons atgggggagagCCGGGACAGTAGCCCCAGGGAGCATGGGTTGATGGAAATGCCCCCTTTCCCCTGGTGGGGAGGGCTCCAGGCTGCCCGGAAGGCCAGCCGGTGTGTCCGGCCGACCTTCAGTgacgcccccgcccccgccgcagATGCCGAGGCTCCCCGAGAGGCGCTCCGCTTCCACGCCCAGGCGGTGGGCGCACAGGTGCGCCTGGATGCTCAGCGGAGCACCGCGTTCAGGCACGCCACGTTCCACGACGGCATCGTGTTCAGCCAGCGGCCGGTGCAGCCGGGAGAGCGCGTGGCGCTGCGCTTGCTGTGGCACGAGCCCGGCTGGCTGGGTGGCCTCCGCGTGGGCTTCACGCGCCTGGACCCCGCGCGGGTGTCCGCGCCCAGCCTGCCGCCCTTCGTGTGCCCGGACCTGGAGCAGCAGAGTCAGACCTGGGCGGCCATGCTTCCTGACGGCTGCGCCCTCCCGGGGGATGTGGTGCGCTTCTGGGTGAACCGCCAGGGCCGGATCTTCGCCCGGGTCAACTCGGGGCCCCGGCGGCTGCTGCGCGAGGGCGTGCTCATGGGCGCCCCGCTCTGGGCCGTGATGGACGTGTACGGGACCACCAAGGCCATCCAGCTGCTGG ATCTTACAGCCAACGACTTTCCCACAACCATGCCAAGGGATCTCAGTGATGAGGCTCTCCCCGGGCCCAAAG CCTCAGCAGGAGAAGAGTGTGCCATCTGCTTCCACCAGGTTGCCAACACCTGCCTTGTCCCCTGCGGCCACACACACTTCTGCAGCTCCTGTGCCTGGAGGGTCTTCAGGGACACGGCCAGATGCCCCGTGTGTCGCTGGGAGATCGAGGAGGTGGCCCTGGCTTGGGATCCTCTTGTCCTGGGTGCTGGAGAGGGCCTCCTGGTGTAG
- the NEURL3 gene encoding E3 ubiquitin-protein ligase NEURL3 isoform X2 → MPEEPRRMGAQICSQADAEAPREALRFHAQAVGAQVRLDAQRSTAFRHATFHDGIVFSQRPVQPGERVALRLLWHEPGWLGGLRVGFTRLDPARVSAPSLPPFVCPDLEQQSQTWAAMLPDGCALPGDVVRFWVNRQGRIFARVNSGPRRLLREGVLMGAPLWAVMDVYGTTKAIQLLDLTANDFPTTMPRDLSDEALPGPKASAGEECAICFHQVANTCLVPCGHTHFCSSCAWRVFRDTARCPVCRWEIEEVALAWDPLVLGAGEGLLV, encoded by the exons ATGCCTGAGGAGCCCAGGCGGATGGGGGCCCAGATCTGCTCTCAGGCTG ATGCCGAGGCTCCCCGAGAGGCGCTCCGCTTCCACGCCCAGGCGGTGGGCGCACAGGTGCGCCTGGATGCTCAGCGGAGCACCGCGTTCAGGCACGCCACGTTCCACGACGGCATCGTGTTCAGCCAGCGGCCGGTGCAGCCGGGAGAGCGCGTGGCGCTGCGCTTGCTGTGGCACGAGCCCGGCTGGCTGGGTGGCCTCCGCGTGGGCTTCACGCGCCTGGACCCCGCGCGGGTGTCCGCGCCCAGCCTGCCGCCCTTCGTGTGCCCGGACCTGGAGCAGCAGAGTCAGACCTGGGCGGCCATGCTTCCTGACGGCTGCGCCCTCCCGGGGGATGTGGTGCGCTTCTGGGTGAACCGCCAGGGCCGGATCTTCGCCCGGGTCAACTCGGGGCCCCGGCGGCTGCTGCGCGAGGGCGTGCTCATGGGCGCCCCGCTCTGGGCCGTGATGGACGTGTACGGGACCACCAAGGCCATCCAGCTGCTGG ATCTTACAGCCAACGACTTTCCCACAACCATGCCAAGGGATCTCAGTGATGAGGCTCTCCCCGGGCCCAAAG CCTCAGCAGGAGAAGAGTGTGCCATCTGCTTCCACCAGGTTGCCAACACCTGCCTTGTCCCCTGCGGCCACACACACTTCTGCAGCTCCTGTGCCTGGAGGGTCTTCAGGGACACGGCCAGATGCCCCGTGTGTCGCTGGGAGATCGAGGAGGTGGCCCTGGCTTGGGATCCTCTTGTCCTGGGTGCTGGAGAGGGCCTCCTGGTGTAG
- the NEURL3 gene encoding E3 ubiquitin-protein ligase NEURL3 isoform X3 — protein sequence MGESRDSSPREHGLMEMPPFPWWGGLQAARKASRCVRPTFSDAPAPAADAEAPREALRFHAQAVGAQVRLDAQRSTAFRHATFHDGIVFSQRPVQPGERVALRLLWHEPGWLGGLRVGFTRLDPARVSAPSLPPFVCPDLEQQSQTWAAMLPDGCALPGDVVRFWVNRQGRIFARVNSGPRRLLREGVLMGAPLWAVMDVYGTTKAIQLLDLTANDFPTTMPRDLSDEALPGPKG from the exons atgggggagagCCGGGACAGTAGCCCCAGGGAGCATGGGTTGATGGAAATGCCCCCTTTCCCCTGGTGGGGAGGGCTCCAGGCTGCCCGGAAGGCCAGCCGGTGTGTCCGGCCGACCTTCAGTgacgcccccgcccccgccgcagATGCCGAGGCTCCCCGAGAGGCGCTCCGCTTCCACGCCCAGGCGGTGGGCGCACAGGTGCGCCTGGATGCTCAGCGGAGCACCGCGTTCAGGCACGCCACGTTCCACGACGGCATCGTGTTCAGCCAGCGGCCGGTGCAGCCGGGAGAGCGCGTGGCGCTGCGCTTGCTGTGGCACGAGCCCGGCTGGCTGGGTGGCCTCCGCGTGGGCTTCACGCGCCTGGACCCCGCGCGGGTGTCCGCGCCCAGCCTGCCGCCCTTCGTGTGCCCGGACCTGGAGCAGCAGAGTCAGACCTGGGCGGCCATGCTTCCTGACGGCTGCGCCCTCCCGGGGGATGTGGTGCGCTTCTGGGTGAACCGCCAGGGCCGGATCTTCGCCCGGGTCAACTCGGGGCCCCGGCGGCTGCTGCGCGAGGGCGTGCTCATGGGCGCCCCGCTCTGGGCCGTGATGGACGTGTACGGGACCACCAAGGCCATCCAGCTGCTGG ATCTTACAGCCAACGACTTTCCCACAACCATGCCAAGGGATCTCAGTGATGAGGCTCTCCCCGGGCCCAAAG